Proteins encoded together in one Diceros bicornis minor isolate mBicDic1 chromosome 18, mDicBic1.mat.cur, whole genome shotgun sequence window:
- the AFMID gene encoding kynurenine formamidase isoform X2, translated as MEEVWGRRKPASPLTTKRAQATRGSLLHIPYGHREGERLDIYFPEEESEALPFFVFFHGGYWQSGSKDSSAFMVSPLTAKGVAVVVVAYDIAPKGTLDQMVDQVTQSIAFVQKRYPCNEGIYLCGHSAGAHLAAMMLLANWTKHGVTPNLKGFLLVSGIYDLEPIVHTSQNAALLMSLEDAQRNSPQRHLEVALTQPVDPACHILVIVGQHDTPEYHRQSREFYQTLHRGGWKASFEELDDVDHFEIIWNLTQKDYVLTQMILKTIFQES; from the exons CCACCAAGAGGGCCCAGGCCACCAGGGGGAGCCTGCTGCACATCCCCTATGGacacagggaaggagagagactggaCATCTACTTTCCTGAGGAAGAGTCTGAGG CTTTGcccttctttgtgttttttcatGGAGGATACTGGCAGAGCGGAAG TAAAGACTCATCAGCCTTCATGGTCAGCCCACTGACAGCCAAGGGAGTGGCCGTAGTGGTAGTGGCTTATGACATTGCCCCCAAAG GCACCCTGGACCAGATGGTAGACCAGGTGACCCAGAGCATCGCCTTTGTCCAGAAGCGGTATCCGTGCAATGA GGGAATTTACCTGTGTGGACACTCAGCTGGGGCCCACCTGGCCGCCATGATGCTCCTGGCCAACTGGACCAAGCATGGAGTCACGCCCAACCTCAAAG GCTTTCTCCTGGTAAGTGGCATCTACGACCTGGAGCCCATTGTGCACACCTCTCAGAACGCTGCTCTCCTCATGTCCCT GGAGGACGCTCAGAGGAACAGCCCCCAGCGGCACCTGGAGGTGGCCCTGACACAGCCTGTGGATCCAGCCTGCCACATCCTGGTGATTGTGGGCCAACATGACACCCCTGAATACCACCGACAGTCAAGGGAGTTTTATCAG ACTCTGCACCGAGGAGGGTGGAAAGCCTCATTTGAAGAACTTGATGACGTGGATCACTTTGAGATCATTTGGAACCTAACCCAGAAGGACTATGTGCTCACCCAG ATGATTTTGAAAACCATCTTCCAGGAGTCCTGA
- the BIRC5 gene encoding baculoviral IAP repeat-containing protein 5 — MGAPSLPPAWQLYLKDHRVSTFKNWPFLEGCACTPERMAAAGFIHCPTENEPDLAQCFFCFKELEGWEPDDDPIEEHKKHSSGCAFLSVKKQFEELTLSEFLKLDKERAKNKIAKETNNKQKEFEETAKKVRYAIEQLAALE, encoded by the exons ATGGGTGCCCCGTCGTTGCCTCCGGCCTGGCAGCTCTACCTCAAGGACCACCGCGTCTCTACGTTCAAGAACTGGCCCTTCTTGGAGGGCTGCGCCTGCACCCCGGAGCGG ATGGCCGCGGCCGGCTTCATCCACTGTCCCACTGAGAACGAGCCCGACTTGGCCCAGTGTTTCTTCTGCTTCAAGGAACTGGAAGGCTGGGAGCCAGATGACGACCCCAT AGAGGAACATAAAAAGCATTCGTCTGGCTGTGCTTTCCTTTCTGTCAAGAAGCAGTTTGAAGAATTAACCCTCAGTGAATTTTTGAAACTGGACAAAGAAAGAGCCAAGAACAAAATT gcaaaggaaaccaacaataAGCAGAAAGAATTTGAAGAAACTGCAAAGAAAGTCCGCTATGCCATTGAGCAGCTGGCTGCTTTGGAGTGA